Proteins encoded together in one Methanobacterium bryantii window:
- a CDS encoding FumA C-terminus/TtdB family hydratase beta subunit, whose product MNVKLKTPLSKEDTKQLKVGDIVYISGTIYTARDRAHQRILKEGSPVNLEGAVIFHAGPIIKTIETGESVGYKIVAVGPTTSTRMNPYQPDVLKLGISAIIGKGGMDSETADALMENDSVYLAAVGGCAALYVKSINKVKGVNWIDLGIPEAIWELEVKDFGPLIVAMDSEGNNLYEEVRKKVDTF is encoded by the coding sequence ATGAATGTAAAACTTAAAACACCTCTTTCAAAAGAAGATACAAAACAATTGAAAGTAGGAGATATTGTATATATATCTGGTACTATTTACACTGCAAGGGATAGAGCCCATCAAAGAATATTAAAAGAAGGCTCACCTGTAAACCTGGAAGGGGCAGTTATTTTCCATGCAGGCCCTATAATAAAAACCATAGAAACAGGCGAAAGTGTAGGTTATAAAATTGTCGCTGTAGGCCCTACAACAAGCACAAGGATGAACCCATACCAGCCAGATGTTTTAAAATTAGGAATAAGCGCCATAATAGGAAAAGGCGGTATGGACAGTGAAACTGCAGATGCGCTTATGGAAAATGATTCTGTATACCTGGCAGCAGTGGGAGGATGTGCGGCATTATATGTTAAATCAATTAACAAGGTAAAAGGAGTTAACTGGATTGACCTGGGAATCCCTGAAGCTATATGGGAGCTTGAAGTTAAAGATTTCGGCCCGTTAATTGTTGCAATGGATTCAGAGGGAAATAACCTTTATGAAGAAGTAAGGAAGAAAGTAGATACTTTCTAA
- a CDS encoding DUF6282 family protein produces the protein MENLKDKYTLEGFIDTHIHTSPDIKPRILNDIEAAYGAKQEKMGAIVIKSHVESTAGRAQIAEKISGFKVIGGVCLNLSVGGLNPDAVKVTAELGGKIVWFPTISASDISITYENIENILNIIAEKELVLATGHLKPEDIFLLLDYAKSLKIKKIIINHPLTGVVGATVDEQKEMSKYAYLEHCFVACMKKHDNLDPNVIADAIKEIGHERCIMATDFGQAHNPVPVEGMKMFINSMIKCGINENQIKKMCVQNPYKLFIN, from the coding sequence ATGGAAAATTTAAAAGATAAATACACTCTTGAAGGTTTTATAGACACCCACATCCATACTTCCCCCGATATTAAACCAAGGATATTAAATGATATTGAAGCTGCATATGGGGCAAAGCAGGAGAAAATGGGGGCAATTGTAATAAAATCCCATGTCGAATCAACTGCAGGGAGAGCCCAGATTGCAGAAAAAATATCCGGATTTAAAGTAATTGGAGGAGTATGTTTAAATCTAAGTGTTGGCGGGCTAAATCCCGATGCTGTTAAAGTTACCGCTGAACTTGGTGGTAAAATAGTATGGTTTCCAACTATCTCTGCTTCAGATATCTCGATAACTTATGAAAACATAGAAAACATTCTGAATATTATTGCAGAAAAAGAACTGGTTTTAGCCACAGGTCATCTAAAGCCAGAAGACATATTTTTACTCCTCGACTATGCAAAAAGTCTGAAAATTAAAAAAATAATCATCAATCATCCATTAACTGGAGTGGTAGGTGCAACTGTAGATGAACAAAAAGAAATGTCTAAATATGCTTATCTTGAACACTGTTTCGTTGCATGCATGAAAAAACATGATAATTTAGATCCAAATGTAATTGCAGATGCAATTAAAGAAATAGGACATGAAAGGTGTATAATGGCTACGGACTTCGGGCAAGCCCATAATCCTGTGCCTGTTGAAGGAATGAAAATGTTTATAAATTCTATGATTAAATGCGGAATCAACGAGAATCAAATAAAAAAAATGTGCGTCCAAAACCCTTATAAACTGTTTATAAACTAA
- a CDS encoding DASS family sodium-coupled anion symporter has translation MLKEIYNFRNSEILLILHASNCRFDSFLGPECLHSRVRTPCVRWPQKSKIFGGIKTNINLKVLGFPLAIILFIVMMLIPTPGLSYAGHAALALLIFAIIMWVTEALHLAVTSLLLLFVQPLIGVADFNSAVIGFANGIIFLMIGGFIIAEAIRKSGLAQRFTFTLLNKLGTTPDRSLFVVVFSTGILSAFIENVVAYAMLLPIIKEIIPLMGVNDPEKGGSNFAKAMVIGGSFGSLAGGFGTEIGTAPNLMAAAYTHIPFVNWMIFGFPLAIILLFIIWKWLGIVFKPEVEGIIGGIETIANKKASLGPMSRMEKLTLGILLFTIFLWVTTNYTGINSYSVALIGAVLLFAFRVIDWQDAQIGVDWGLIIFFGGALSLGAALLNTGAANWLVQLIIGLMGTNASTIIIMIVLMIIAVTITQVMSNIALSAILVPIAVTLAQTQGLPLGIYAVPVAIACSLSFMLPMADPTVAMAYGTDYVNIKEIFKAGLPLVIIGIILTLIDILVLAIPFNII, from the coding sequence ATGTTGAAGGAAATCTATAATTTCCGAAACAGCGAAATCCTATTGATTTTGCATGCGTCAAATTGTAGATTTGACAGTTTCCTCGGGCCCGAATGCTTGCATTCACGGGTCCGAACACCATGTGTTCGATGGCCCCAAAAATCAAAGATTTTTGGAGGAATAAAAACGAATATAAATTTAAAGGTTTTAGGATTTCCACTGGCTATAATTCTTTTTATAGTCATGATGCTTATTCCTACACCAGGTTTAAGTTATGCAGGGCATGCAGCGCTTGCACTCTTGATTTTTGCTATAATTATGTGGGTCACTGAAGCCTTACATTTAGCCGTGACATCATTACTACTGCTTTTTGTTCAGCCACTAATTGGTGTTGCTGATTTTAACAGTGCAGTTATTGGTTTTGCAAACGGCATTATCTTCCTGATGATTGGAGGATTCATTATAGCAGAAGCTATACGTAAAAGTGGACTTGCACAGCGTTTTACATTTACACTGCTTAACAAATTAGGTACTACTCCTGATAGAAGTCTTTTTGTGGTCGTTTTCTCAACTGGAATTCTTTCAGCGTTTATTGAAAATGTAGTGGCATATGCAATGCTGCTTCCGATTATAAAAGAGATCATACCACTTATGGGTGTAAATGACCCTGAAAAAGGTGGCAGTAATTTTGCCAAAGCCATGGTTATCGGAGGATCCTTCGGTTCACTGGCAGGTGGATTCGGTACAGAAATAGGAACCGCACCCAACCTGATGGCCGCAGCTTACACGCACATCCCCTTTGTAAACTGGATGATCTTCGGATTCCCACTTGCAATAATACTCCTGTTTATAATCTGGAAATGGTTAGGCATTGTGTTCAAACCAGAAGTTGAAGGAATAATAGGCGGAATAGAAACTATAGCCAATAAAAAAGCATCATTAGGCCCTATGAGCCGAATGGAAAAGCTTACTCTAGGAATACTCTTGTTCACCATATTCTTATGGGTTACAACAAATTACACAGGAATCAACAGTTACTCAGTTGCATTAATTGGTGCAGTGCTCTTATTTGCTTTTAGAGTAATCGACTGGCAAGATGCACAGATTGGAGTAGATTGGGGCCTTATAATATTCTTTGGAGGAGCACTATCCTTAGGAGCAGCACTGCTAAACACAGGAGCAGCAAACTGGCTAGTACAACTCATCATAGGATTAATGGGTACCAATGCATCCACAATAATTATCATGATCGTGCTTATGATCATAGCAGTTACTATAACTCAGGTAATGTCCAACATAGCACTATCTGCAATTTTAGTACCAATAGCAGTAACTCTAGCACAAACACAGGGATTACCACTGGGAATTTACGCAGTTCCAGTAGCAATAGCATGCAGTTTATCATTTATGTTACCAATGGCAGACCCAACAGTAGCAATGGCATATGGAACCGATTATGTCAACATCAAAGAAATATTCAAGGCAGGATTACCTCTGGTTATAATCGGAATTATTCTAACCCTAATAGATATTCTAGTATTAGCCATACCATTCAACATAATATGA